One window of the Salvia miltiorrhiza cultivar Shanhuang (shh) chromosome 6, IMPLAD_Smil_shh, whole genome shotgun sequence genome contains the following:
- the LOC130987555 gene encoding dicer-like protein 4 isoform X2: MYGGESSVAAANGISERLLTLSLDGDEEQQISAKPEKDPRKIARKYQLDLCKKALEENVVIYLETGCGKTHIAVLLIYEMGHLIKKPQKNICIFLAPTVALVQQQAKVIANSIDFKVGIYCGTHVKSLHYWKKEVEENEILVMTPQILLHNLSHCFIKIELIALLIFDECHYAQLDSNHPYAEIMKIFYKMDVVKLPRICGMTASPKSGKGGSIDGLEALLRAKVYTVEDKDELEKFVTSPKVNVYYYSSGDRSSLPHMIYTRKLEEIKNQSMSAVRINSLDQSIHRSTKKLLQKLHCNLIFCLENLGLWGVLQASHIFLKGDHYENTDVVEEESSSDSNVCNKYLHQVVSVLASDCAGDGKEADLSSVEVLKEPYFSKKLLRLIAILSSFRLQPNMKCIIFVNRIVTARSLSHILRNLKFLSAWKCGFLVGVHAGLVSRKNTNIILDKFRSGELNLLVATKVGEEGLDIQTCCLVIRFDLPETVASFIQSRGRARMPQSEYAFLVDRGNRKELDLIEHFKKDEAMMNEEISLRKSSIPITSFDERTYKVDTTGATISSIMSISLLHHYCSKLPHDEYFHPKPQFFYYDDTDGMVCTIILPANAPIHQIVSSPQSSTEAAKKDACLRACKALHEIGALTDYLLPEQDDKHEELTQDLSDSDVSIEEDSRAELHEMLVPAALRKPWTAAGISTYFSCYYIEICPTPADREYRRFGLFMKEPLPEGAGEMKVELCLARGRMVRSQLIPCGVTRFHRDEIADAEMVQKMFLQIILDRHKFVSEYVSLKNDDVSNSSSSTFYLLLPIEPAKHGSISVDWALIRRCLSSPIFKLPHLDVGDQTSQSSKYLHLANGHFSSDDVVDGLVYVPCSNIFFFISDVYWEKSGRSLHGYSNDHVQHYKEKFDIHLAYPDQPVLKAKQLFVLDNLLRKKKLSEWREKEEHFIELPPEICQLKVIGFSKDIGSSLSLLPSIMHRLESFLVAIELKNKLAESFPEGAEVTTARVLEALTTERCSESFSLERLEVLGDAFLKFAVGRCLFLKHDASDEGQLTRKRSNIVNNSNLLKLATRKKLQVYIRDQSFEPDKFYAFGRPCPINCTKETQENIHSQDYCKNNDRNSGVRCNRCHHWLYNKTIADALEALTGAFIVDSGFKSATAFLNWIGVEVDFTLPKIDNICSASESFLPLSSRMDVEALENLVGYKFSHKGLLIQAFVHPSFNNLLGGCYQRLEFLGDAVLDYLITSYLYSVYPSLKPGHLTDLRSACVNNTSFADVAGKWSFHKFIICDSSVLREAIAKYINIGKSGTGKEHIEEKTCPKVLGDLVESFTGALYLDTGFDLKLVWKTMLFLLDPIISITKMQCNPLREINELCQSYNWELQFSSSKKDNKFTVEAKVDEKNVSASALATNISGKVAKRVASRQLFECLKAQGYKTKLPSLEEVLTKSEAREAKLIGYDETPSTGTANSGGVEVLEDSDSEDAAKDYQLRNISTLKSKPISRPIELPSHRKPPEVRVTQPLRNSCRSGLPTAKLSNGSSVDSNGKGAPTNVSAKSRLYELCTSNCWRPPVFECCQEVGPSHLKEFLFKVMLEMEEMPNEAFEFYGELRARKKDAAETAADAALWYLEHEGYIWDRNHDK; encoded by the exons ATGTACGGCGGCGAATCCTCCGTCGCCGCGGCCAACGGGATTTCTGAGCGGCTTTTGACTCTATCGCTCGACGGCGACGAGGAACAGCAGATTTCAGCCAAGCCGGAGAAAGACCCGAGAAAGATCGCTAGAAA GTACCAGTTAGACCTCTGTAAAAAGGCCTTGGAGGAGAATGTCGTAATTTATCTGGAAACAGGTTGTGGGAAAACCCATATTGCTGTTCTACTTATATATGAGATGGGACACCTTATTAAGAAACCTCAGAAGAACATATGCATTTTTCTTGCCCCTACAGTTGCTTTGGTTCAGCag CAAGCCAAGGTCATAGCAAATTCTATTGATTTCAAAGTTGGGATCTATTGCGGAACGCATGTAAAGAGTCTCCATTACTGGAAGAAGGAAGTTGAGGAGAATGAG ATCCTTGTTATGACCCCACAGATACTTCTTCACAATTTGTCTCACTGCTTTATCAAGATTGAGCTGATTGCCCTTCTGATATTTGATGAATGCCATTATGCACAACTTGATAGCAATCATCCTTATGCTGAAATTATGAAG ATCTTCTACAAAATGGATGTCGTGAAACTTCCTCGTATTTGTGGCATGACTGCATCTCCAAAGTCAGGAAAAG GTGGCTCAATAGATGGTCTTGAGGCATTGTTGCGAGCAAAG gtTTATACAGTTGAAGACAAGGATGAACTGGAAAAATTTGTCACATCCCCCAAAGTGAATGTGTATTATTATAGTTCGGGTGATCGCTCGTCTTTGCCTCACATGATTTACACTAGGAAACTTGAGGAGATAAAGAATCAG TCTATGTCAGCAGTTCGGATAAATTCACTTGATCAGAGTATTCACAGGAGCACCAAAAAGTTGCTTCAAAAGCTGCATTGCAATTTGATCTTTTGTCTAGAAAACCTTGGACTATGGGGAGTATTACAG GCCAGCCATATTTTCCTGAAGGGTGATCATTATGAGAATACCGACGTTGTGGAAGAAGAGAGTTCCAGTGACAGTAACGTGTGCAACAAATATTTGCATCAGGTTGTGTCAGTCCTTGCTTCTGATTGCGCTGGAG ATGGCAAGGAAGCTGATCTGTCCTCTGTCGAAGTTTTGAAAGAGCCTTACTTCTCGAAAAAGCTCTTACGGCTTATTGCAATTTTATCCAGCTTTAG GTTACAGCCTAATATGAAGTGCATTATATTTGTCAATAGAATTGTTACTGCAAGATCCCTCTCACATATACTTCGAAACTTGAAGTTCTTATCAGCTTGGAAGTGTGGTTTCCTCGTGGGAGTGCATGCTGGACTTGTATCACGTAAAAACACAAATATCATTcttgataagttccgttctgGGGAG CTAAATCTATTAGTTGCAACAAAAGTGGGTGAAGAGGGACTTGATATTCAGACATGTTGCCTTGTAATACGTTTCGATCTACCAGAAACAGTTGCAAGTTTTATTCAATCAAGAGGCCGTGCCCGTATGCCCCAGTCCGAATATGCATTTTTGGTGGATAG GGGCAACCGGAAGGAACTTGATTTGATCGAACACTTTAAAAAGGATGAAGCTATGATGAACGAAGAAATTTCATTGAGAAAATCTAGTATTCCGATAACTAGTTTCGACGAGAGAACCTATAAAGTGGATACTACTGGGGCAACAATTAGTTCTATAATGAGTATCTCATTGCTGCATCAttattgttcaaaactgcctcATGATGA GTACTTTCATCCAAAGCCCCAGTTTTTCTACTATGACGATACAGATGGAATGGTTTGCACCATAATTCTCCCAGCCAATGCTCCTATCCATCAAATTGTTAGTTCACCACAATCTTCAACTGAGGCAGCTAAGAAAGATGCCTGTTTGAGAGCATGCAAGGCTCTACATGAAATTGGAGCACTGACTGACTATCTCTTGCCGGAGCAAGATGATAAACATGAGGAATTGACTCAAGACTTATCTGATTCTGATGTCAGCATTG AAGAGGATTCGCGAGCAGAATTACATGAGATGCTTGTTCCAGCTGCCCTTAGGAAACCATGGACAGCAGCAGGGATCTCAACTTACTTTAGTTGTTACTACATTGAGATTTGTCCTACTCCAGCAGATAGAGAGTACAGAAGATTTGGCCTTTTCATGAAAGAGCCCCTCCCAGAAGGGGCTGGAGAAATGAAGGTTGAACTTTGTTTGGCTCGTGGTAGAATGGTGAGGTCGCAGCTTATTCCATGTGGAGTTACTAGATTTCATAGAGATGAG ATTGCCGATGCTGAAATGGTGCAGAAAATGTTTCTCCAAATTATTCTTGACCGGCATAAATTTGTATCGGAATATGTGTCACTAAAAAATGATGATGTCTCTAACTCAAGCTCGTCAACTTTTTACCTATTGCTTCCTATTGAACCGGCAAAACATGGCAGCATCTCTGTGGACTGGGCACTAATTAGGAGATGTTTGTCATCTCCAATTTTCAAACTTCCACACCTTGATGTGGGTGATCAAACTTCTCAAAGTAGCAAGTACTTGCATCTTGCCAATGGTCACTTTAGCTCAGATGATGTTGTGGACGGTTTGGTGTATGTCCCATGCagcaatatatttttctttatttcggATGTTTATTGGGAGAAAAGTGGACGTAGCTTACATGGTTATTCAAATGACCATGTGCAGCACTATAAGGAGAA GTTTGATATTCATCTTGCATACCCTGATCAGCCTGTTTTGAAAGCCAAACAACTTTTTGTTTTGGACAACTTATTGCGAAAGAAAAAACTTTCAG AATGGCGAGAAAAGGAGGAACACTTTATTGAATTGCCTCCGGAGATTTGTCAGTTGAAAGTTATTGGTTTCTCTAAGGATATCGGGAGCTCATTGTCTCTGTTACCATCAATCATGCATCGGCTTGAAAGCTTTCTCGTGGCCATTGAGTTGAAGAACAAATTAGCTGAATCTTTCCCAGAGGGAGCAGAAGTTACTACTGCTCGT GTTCTTGAAGCACTCACAACAGAGAGATGCTCTGAAAGCTTTTCTCTTGAAAGACTTGAAGTGCTTGGAGATGCATTTCTTAAGTTTGCAGTCGGCAGATGTCTCTTCCTTAAGCATGACGCGTCAGATGAAGGGCAGCTGACTAGAAAACGCTCCAACATCGTGAACAACTCTAATCTACTCAAGCTTGCAACGAGGAAGAAATTACAG GTCTACATTCGAGATCAATCATTTGAGCCCGACAAATTCTATGCATTTGGTCGTCCTTGCCCTATAAATTGCACAAAGGAAACTCAGGAAAACATTCACTCTCAAGATTATTGCAAGAACAATGACAGAAATTCTGGAGTTAGATGCAACAGATGTCATCACTGGTTATACAATAAGACAATTGCAGATGCTCTTGAGGCACTCACAGGAGCTTTTATAGTTGATAGTGGCTTTAAATCAGCAACTGCATTTCTTAACTGGATTGGCGTAGAAGTAGATTTTACTCTCCCAAAAATTGATAATATCTGCTCCGCCAGTGAGTCATTTCTTCCTCTTTCGAGTCGGATGGatgttgaagcccttgaaaatCTGGTAGGTTACAAATTTTCCCACAAGGGTTTGCTCATTCAGGCATTCGTTCATCCATCTTTCAACAATCTTTTGGGAGGTTGCTACCAG AGACTTGAGTTCCTCGGAGATGCTGTCTTGGATTATTTGATCACTTCCTATCTATATTCTGTCTATCCGAGCTTAAAACCTGGCCATTTAACAGATTTGAGATCAGCATGCGTGAACAACACTTCATTTGCTGATGTGGCTGGAAAATGGTCCTTTCACAAATTTATTATCTGTGATTCTAGTGTTCTCCGTGAAGCAATAGCTAAATACATTAACATTGGTAAATCAGGAACAGGGAAAGAGCACATAGAAGAGAAAACATGTCCGAAG GTCCTTGGCGACTTAGTGGAGTCTTTTACAGGTGCCCTATATCTTGACACAGGGTTTGATTTGAAACTTGTCTGGAAGACGATGCTCTTCTTGCTGGACCCTATTATTAGTATTACAAAGATGCAGTGTAATCCTCTGAGAGAAATTAATGAACTTTGCCAATCCTATAACTGGGAACTGCAGTTTTCTTCGTCAAAGAAAGACAATAAATTTACAGTTGAAGCTAAAGTGGATGAAAAAAATGTTTCTGCCTCAGCTTTAGCTACCAACATTAGTGGAAAAGTTGCCAAAAGAGTAGCTTCAAGACAATTATTTGAATGCTTGAAG GCTCAAGGTTACAAGACAAAGTTACCATCGCTTGAGGAAGTTCTTACGAAGAGCGAGGCGAGGGAAGCCAAATTGATTGGATATGATGAGACACCCTCTACTGGAACTGCTAATTCTGGTGGCGTAGAAGTGCTAGAAGATTCTGATAGTGAAGATGCTGCGAAAGATTATCAACTTAGGAATATATCAACTCTTAAGTCCAAGCCCATTTCCAGACCTATTGAGCTTCCTTCGCATCGCAAGCCCCCAGAAGTCCGTGTTACACAACCCCTGAGAAATAGTTGCCGAAGTGGTCTTCCTACCGCCAAATTAAGTAATGGCTCAAGTGTTGACTCGAATGGAAAAG GTGCTCCCACCAATGTATCGGCAAAATCACGTCTATATGAATTATGTACTTCTAACTGCTGGAGACCACCTGTCTTTGAATGCTGCCAAGAGGTCGGGCCAAGCCACTTAAAGGA ATTCCTTTTCAAGGTCATGTTGGAAATGGAAGAAATGCCAAATGAGGCATTCGAGTTCTACGGGGAACTTCGGGCCAGGAAGAAGGATGCAGCGGAGACAGCAGCAGATGCTGCACTTTGGTACTTGGAACATGAAGGGTATATATGGGATAGAAATCATGATAAGTGA
- the LOC130987555 gene encoding dicer-like protein 4 isoform X1 — MYGGESSVAAANGISERLLTLSLDGDEEQQISAKPEKDPRKIARKYQLDLCKKALEENVVIYLETGCGKTHIAVLLIYEMGHLIKKPQKNICIFLAPTVALVQQQAKVIANSIDFKVGIYCGTHVKSLHYWKKEVEENEILVMTPQILLHNLSHCFIKIELIALLIFDECHYAQLDSNHPYAEIMKIFYKMDVVKLPRICGMTASPKSGKGGSIDGLEALLRAKVYTVEDKDELEKFVTSPKVNVYYYSSGDRSSLPHMIYTRKLEEIKNQSMSAVRINSLDQSIHRSTKKLLQKLHCNLIFCLENLGLWGVLQASHIFLKGDHYENTDVVEEESSSDSNVCNKYLHQVVSVLASDCAGDGKEADLSSVEVLKEPYFSKKLLRLIAILSSFRLQPNMKCIIFVNRIVTARSLSHILRNLKFLSAWKCGFLVGVHAGLVSRKNTNIILDKFRSGELNLLVATKVGEEGLDIQTCCLVIRFDLPETVASFIQSRGRARMPQSEYAFLVDRGNRKELDLIEHFKKDEAMMNEEISLRKSSIPITSFDERTYKVDTTGATISSIMSISLLHHYCSKLPHDEYFHPKPQFFYYDDTDGMVCTIILPANAPIHQIVSSPQSSTEAAKKDACLRACKALHEIGALTDYLLPEQDDKHEELTQDLSDSDVSIEEDSRAELHEMLVPAALRKPWTAAGISTYFSCYYIEICPTPADREYRRFGLFMKEPLPEGAGEMKVELCLARGRMVRSQLIPCGVTRFHRDEIADAEMVQKMFLQIILDRHKFVSEYVSLKNDDVSNSSSSTFYLLLPIEPAKHGSISVDWALIRRCLSSPIFKLPHLDVGDQTSQSSKYLHLANGHFSSDDVVDGLVYVPCSNIFFFISDVYWEKSGRSLHGYSNDHVQHYKEKFDIHLAYPDQPVLKAKQLFVLDNLLRKKKLSEEWREKEEHFIELPPEICQLKVIGFSKDIGSSLSLLPSIMHRLESFLVAIELKNKLAESFPEGAEVTTARVLEALTTERCSESFSLERLEVLGDAFLKFAVGRCLFLKHDASDEGQLTRKRSNIVNNSNLLKLATRKKLQVYIRDQSFEPDKFYAFGRPCPINCTKETQENIHSQDYCKNNDRNSGVRCNRCHHWLYNKTIADALEALTGAFIVDSGFKSATAFLNWIGVEVDFTLPKIDNICSASESFLPLSSRMDVEALENLVGYKFSHKGLLIQAFVHPSFNNLLGGCYQRLEFLGDAVLDYLITSYLYSVYPSLKPGHLTDLRSACVNNTSFADVAGKWSFHKFIICDSSVLREAIAKYINIGKSGTGKEHIEEKTCPKVLGDLVESFTGALYLDTGFDLKLVWKTMLFLLDPIISITKMQCNPLREINELCQSYNWELQFSSSKKDNKFTVEAKVDEKNVSASALATNISGKVAKRVASRQLFECLKAQGYKTKLPSLEEVLTKSEAREAKLIGYDETPSTGTANSGGVEVLEDSDSEDAAKDYQLRNISTLKSKPISRPIELPSHRKPPEVRVTQPLRNSCRSGLPTAKLSNGSSVDSNGKGAPTNVSAKSRLYELCTSNCWRPPVFECCQEVGPSHLKEFLFKVMLEMEEMPNEAFEFYGELRARKKDAAETAADAALWYLEHEGYIWDRNHDK; from the exons ATGTACGGCGGCGAATCCTCCGTCGCCGCGGCCAACGGGATTTCTGAGCGGCTTTTGACTCTATCGCTCGACGGCGACGAGGAACAGCAGATTTCAGCCAAGCCGGAGAAAGACCCGAGAAAGATCGCTAGAAA GTACCAGTTAGACCTCTGTAAAAAGGCCTTGGAGGAGAATGTCGTAATTTATCTGGAAACAGGTTGTGGGAAAACCCATATTGCTGTTCTACTTATATATGAGATGGGACACCTTATTAAGAAACCTCAGAAGAACATATGCATTTTTCTTGCCCCTACAGTTGCTTTGGTTCAGCag CAAGCCAAGGTCATAGCAAATTCTATTGATTTCAAAGTTGGGATCTATTGCGGAACGCATGTAAAGAGTCTCCATTACTGGAAGAAGGAAGTTGAGGAGAATGAG ATCCTTGTTATGACCCCACAGATACTTCTTCACAATTTGTCTCACTGCTTTATCAAGATTGAGCTGATTGCCCTTCTGATATTTGATGAATGCCATTATGCACAACTTGATAGCAATCATCCTTATGCTGAAATTATGAAG ATCTTCTACAAAATGGATGTCGTGAAACTTCCTCGTATTTGTGGCATGACTGCATCTCCAAAGTCAGGAAAAG GTGGCTCAATAGATGGTCTTGAGGCATTGTTGCGAGCAAAG gtTTATACAGTTGAAGACAAGGATGAACTGGAAAAATTTGTCACATCCCCCAAAGTGAATGTGTATTATTATAGTTCGGGTGATCGCTCGTCTTTGCCTCACATGATTTACACTAGGAAACTTGAGGAGATAAAGAATCAG TCTATGTCAGCAGTTCGGATAAATTCACTTGATCAGAGTATTCACAGGAGCACCAAAAAGTTGCTTCAAAAGCTGCATTGCAATTTGATCTTTTGTCTAGAAAACCTTGGACTATGGGGAGTATTACAG GCCAGCCATATTTTCCTGAAGGGTGATCATTATGAGAATACCGACGTTGTGGAAGAAGAGAGTTCCAGTGACAGTAACGTGTGCAACAAATATTTGCATCAGGTTGTGTCAGTCCTTGCTTCTGATTGCGCTGGAG ATGGCAAGGAAGCTGATCTGTCCTCTGTCGAAGTTTTGAAAGAGCCTTACTTCTCGAAAAAGCTCTTACGGCTTATTGCAATTTTATCCAGCTTTAG GTTACAGCCTAATATGAAGTGCATTATATTTGTCAATAGAATTGTTACTGCAAGATCCCTCTCACATATACTTCGAAACTTGAAGTTCTTATCAGCTTGGAAGTGTGGTTTCCTCGTGGGAGTGCATGCTGGACTTGTATCACGTAAAAACACAAATATCATTcttgataagttccgttctgGGGAG CTAAATCTATTAGTTGCAACAAAAGTGGGTGAAGAGGGACTTGATATTCAGACATGTTGCCTTGTAATACGTTTCGATCTACCAGAAACAGTTGCAAGTTTTATTCAATCAAGAGGCCGTGCCCGTATGCCCCAGTCCGAATATGCATTTTTGGTGGATAG GGGCAACCGGAAGGAACTTGATTTGATCGAACACTTTAAAAAGGATGAAGCTATGATGAACGAAGAAATTTCATTGAGAAAATCTAGTATTCCGATAACTAGTTTCGACGAGAGAACCTATAAAGTGGATACTACTGGGGCAACAATTAGTTCTATAATGAGTATCTCATTGCTGCATCAttattgttcaaaactgcctcATGATGA GTACTTTCATCCAAAGCCCCAGTTTTTCTACTATGACGATACAGATGGAATGGTTTGCACCATAATTCTCCCAGCCAATGCTCCTATCCATCAAATTGTTAGTTCACCACAATCTTCAACTGAGGCAGCTAAGAAAGATGCCTGTTTGAGAGCATGCAAGGCTCTACATGAAATTGGAGCACTGACTGACTATCTCTTGCCGGAGCAAGATGATAAACATGAGGAATTGACTCAAGACTTATCTGATTCTGATGTCAGCATTG AAGAGGATTCGCGAGCAGAATTACATGAGATGCTTGTTCCAGCTGCCCTTAGGAAACCATGGACAGCAGCAGGGATCTCAACTTACTTTAGTTGTTACTACATTGAGATTTGTCCTACTCCAGCAGATAGAGAGTACAGAAGATTTGGCCTTTTCATGAAAGAGCCCCTCCCAGAAGGGGCTGGAGAAATGAAGGTTGAACTTTGTTTGGCTCGTGGTAGAATGGTGAGGTCGCAGCTTATTCCATGTGGAGTTACTAGATTTCATAGAGATGAG ATTGCCGATGCTGAAATGGTGCAGAAAATGTTTCTCCAAATTATTCTTGACCGGCATAAATTTGTATCGGAATATGTGTCACTAAAAAATGATGATGTCTCTAACTCAAGCTCGTCAACTTTTTACCTATTGCTTCCTATTGAACCGGCAAAACATGGCAGCATCTCTGTGGACTGGGCACTAATTAGGAGATGTTTGTCATCTCCAATTTTCAAACTTCCACACCTTGATGTGGGTGATCAAACTTCTCAAAGTAGCAAGTACTTGCATCTTGCCAATGGTCACTTTAGCTCAGATGATGTTGTGGACGGTTTGGTGTATGTCCCATGCagcaatatatttttctttatttcggATGTTTATTGGGAGAAAAGTGGACGTAGCTTACATGGTTATTCAAATGACCATGTGCAGCACTATAAGGAGAA GTTTGATATTCATCTTGCATACCCTGATCAGCCTGTTTTGAAAGCCAAACAACTTTTTGTTTTGGACAACTTATTGCGAAAGAAAAAACTTTCAG AAGAATGGCGAGAAAAGGAGGAACACTTTATTGAATTGCCTCCGGAGATTTGTCAGTTGAAAGTTATTGGTTTCTCTAAGGATATCGGGAGCTCATTGTCTCTGTTACCATCAATCATGCATCGGCTTGAAAGCTTTCTCGTGGCCATTGAGTTGAAGAACAAATTAGCTGAATCTTTCCCAGAGGGAGCAGAAGTTACTACTGCTCGT GTTCTTGAAGCACTCACAACAGAGAGATGCTCTGAAAGCTTTTCTCTTGAAAGACTTGAAGTGCTTGGAGATGCATTTCTTAAGTTTGCAGTCGGCAGATGTCTCTTCCTTAAGCATGACGCGTCAGATGAAGGGCAGCTGACTAGAAAACGCTCCAACATCGTGAACAACTCTAATCTACTCAAGCTTGCAACGAGGAAGAAATTACAG GTCTACATTCGAGATCAATCATTTGAGCCCGACAAATTCTATGCATTTGGTCGTCCTTGCCCTATAAATTGCACAAAGGAAACTCAGGAAAACATTCACTCTCAAGATTATTGCAAGAACAATGACAGAAATTCTGGAGTTAGATGCAACAGATGTCATCACTGGTTATACAATAAGACAATTGCAGATGCTCTTGAGGCACTCACAGGAGCTTTTATAGTTGATAGTGGCTTTAAATCAGCAACTGCATTTCTTAACTGGATTGGCGTAGAAGTAGATTTTACTCTCCCAAAAATTGATAATATCTGCTCCGCCAGTGAGTCATTTCTTCCTCTTTCGAGTCGGATGGatgttgaagcccttgaaaatCTGGTAGGTTACAAATTTTCCCACAAGGGTTTGCTCATTCAGGCATTCGTTCATCCATCTTTCAACAATCTTTTGGGAGGTTGCTACCAG AGACTTGAGTTCCTCGGAGATGCTGTCTTGGATTATTTGATCACTTCCTATCTATATTCTGTCTATCCGAGCTTAAAACCTGGCCATTTAACAGATTTGAGATCAGCATGCGTGAACAACACTTCATTTGCTGATGTGGCTGGAAAATGGTCCTTTCACAAATTTATTATCTGTGATTCTAGTGTTCTCCGTGAAGCAATAGCTAAATACATTAACATTGGTAAATCAGGAACAGGGAAAGAGCACATAGAAGAGAAAACATGTCCGAAG GTCCTTGGCGACTTAGTGGAGTCTTTTACAGGTGCCCTATATCTTGACACAGGGTTTGATTTGAAACTTGTCTGGAAGACGATGCTCTTCTTGCTGGACCCTATTATTAGTATTACAAAGATGCAGTGTAATCCTCTGAGAGAAATTAATGAACTTTGCCAATCCTATAACTGGGAACTGCAGTTTTCTTCGTCAAAGAAAGACAATAAATTTACAGTTGAAGCTAAAGTGGATGAAAAAAATGTTTCTGCCTCAGCTTTAGCTACCAACATTAGTGGAAAAGTTGCCAAAAGAGTAGCTTCAAGACAATTATTTGAATGCTTGAAG GCTCAAGGTTACAAGACAAAGTTACCATCGCTTGAGGAAGTTCTTACGAAGAGCGAGGCGAGGGAAGCCAAATTGATTGGATATGATGAGACACCCTCTACTGGAACTGCTAATTCTGGTGGCGTAGAAGTGCTAGAAGATTCTGATAGTGAAGATGCTGCGAAAGATTATCAACTTAGGAATATATCAACTCTTAAGTCCAAGCCCATTTCCAGACCTATTGAGCTTCCTTCGCATCGCAAGCCCCCAGAAGTCCGTGTTACACAACCCCTGAGAAATAGTTGCCGAAGTGGTCTTCCTACCGCCAAATTAAGTAATGGCTCAAGTGTTGACTCGAATGGAAAAG GTGCTCCCACCAATGTATCGGCAAAATCACGTCTATATGAATTATGTACTTCTAACTGCTGGAGACCACCTGTCTTTGAATGCTGCCAAGAGGTCGGGCCAAGCCACTTAAAGGA ATTCCTTTTCAAGGTCATGTTGGAAATGGAAGAAATGCCAAATGAGGCATTCGAGTTCTACGGGGAACTTCGGGCCAGGAAGAAGGATGCAGCGGAGACAGCAGCAGATGCTGCACTTTGGTACTTGGAACATGAAGGGTATATATGGGATAGAAATCATGATAAGTGA